The Saccharopolyspora gloriosae genome has a segment encoding these proteins:
- a CDS encoding Atu4866 domain-containing protein, giving the protein MSTADRPAADVVGMWVTADGHIRQELRADGRYDEARGARRSAYTGRYTVTGDHLDYVDDTGFTATGDVRDGVLHHEHLVLHREEQA; this is encoded by the coding sequence ATGAGCACAGCAGATCGACCGGCCGCCGACGTGGTGGGCATGTGGGTCACCGCCGACGGGCACATCAGGCAGGAATTGCGCGCCGACGGGCGCTACGACGAAGCACGCGGTGCGCGGCGAAGCGCCTACACGGGCCGCTACACGGTGACCGGTGATCACCTCGACTACGTCGACGACACCGGGTTCACCGCCACCGGAGACGTCCGCGACGGCGTGCTCCACCACGAGCACCTCGTGCTGCACCGGGAGGAACAGGCATGA
- a CDS encoding helix-turn-helix transcriptional regulator, whose amino-acid sequence MSSGELGAFLRARRAQRSPGDAGVVHSGRRKVAGLRREEVAVLADVNVDYYTRLEQGRETRPSAHVLDALCRALDLDADAREHLHRLAGTAPPGTPDPAPAVVSPQLRQLMDGSPRTPAFVLNRTLDVLATNALADALFAPFDRADNYARMTFLDPAGRHFYAQWEWTAQAVVANLRVAAGYADPALPGLVAELSAGSERFRALWDSHSVRGKTGDPKHLHHPEVGPLTLIYQAFDVRSAPGQQLILYHAEHGTPSADALALLSSLHRTAHDTAGKRWSPAE is encoded by the coding sequence ATGAGCAGTGGTGAGCTGGGCGCGTTCCTGCGCGCACGCCGCGCGCAGCGATCTCCCGGCGACGCGGGCGTCGTCCACTCCGGCAGGCGCAAAGTCGCCGGACTGCGACGCGAGGAGGTCGCCGTGCTCGCCGACGTCAACGTCGACTACTACACGCGGCTGGAACAGGGCCGCGAAACGCGCCCTTCCGCGCACGTCCTCGACGCGCTGTGCCGAGCACTGGACCTCGACGCCGACGCCCGCGAACACCTGCACCGGCTGGCGGGCACCGCCCCGCCGGGAACCCCCGACCCGGCACCGGCCGTCGTCAGCCCGCAACTGCGGCAGCTCATGGACGGTTCCCCGCGCACCCCGGCGTTCGTGCTCAACCGGACACTGGACGTGCTGGCCACCAACGCACTGGCCGACGCCCTGTTCGCACCGTTCGACCGGGCCGACAACTACGCGCGCATGACCTTCCTCGACCCCGCCGGACGCCACTTCTACGCGCAATGGGAGTGGACGGCGCAAGCCGTCGTGGCGAACCTGCGGGTCGCGGCGGGCTACGCGGATCCGGCGCTACCGGGGCTGGTCGCCGAGCTCAGCGCGGGCAGTGAACGGTTCCGCGCCCTCTGGGACTCCCACTCGGTGCGCGGCAAAACCGGCGACCCCAAACACCTCCACCACCCCGAGGTCGGGCCGCTCACCCTCATCTACCAGGCGTTCGACGTGCGCAGCGCCCCCGGGCAGCAACTGATCCTCTACCACGCCGAACACGGCACCCCCAGCGCCGACGCCTTGGCACTGCTGAGCAGCCTGCACCGCACCGCGCACGACACGGCGGGGAAGCGGTGGTCACCGGCGGAATGA
- a CDS encoding hydrolase: MALSTLDARTALVLIDLQQGITGAPGTPHSPADVVSRSAELAEAFRRHGAPVVLVRVSFAADGADAAPGRTDAPGRTGSPPEGWDVIVDELAGHPEDIVVTKRNWGAFHGTDLDVQLRRRDITQIVLGGIATSLGVESTARAAHEHGYHVALATDAMTDLDADAHHNSIKRIFPRLGQSATTAEIIDLLTR, encoded by the coding sequence ATGGCTCTCAGCACGCTCGACGCGCGCACCGCGCTCGTGCTCATCGACCTGCAGCAGGGAATCACCGGCGCACCCGGCACGCCGCACTCGCCCGCCGACGTCGTGTCCCGCTCAGCCGAGCTGGCCGAGGCGTTCCGCCGACATGGCGCACCGGTCGTGCTCGTGCGGGTCAGCTTCGCCGCCGACGGCGCCGACGCCGCACCGGGCCGCACCGACGCCCCCGGCCGCACCGGATCGCCGCCCGAAGGGTGGGACGTGATCGTCGACGAACTCGCCGGGCACCCCGAGGACATCGTGGTCACCAAACGCAACTGGGGTGCCTTCCACGGCACCGACCTCGACGTGCAGCTGCGCCGCCGCGACATCACCCAGATCGTGCTCGGCGGCATCGCCACCAGCCTCGGCGTGGAGTCCACCGCCCGCGCAGCCCACGAGCACGGCTACCACGTCGCCCTCGCCACCGACGCCATGACCGACCTCGACGCCGACGCGCACCACAACAGCATCAAGCGGATCTTCCCCCGCCTCGGCCAGAGCGCCACCACCGCCGAGATCATCGACCTGCTCACTCGCTGA
- a CDS encoding GntR family transcriptional regulator — protein MESSLGSIRTAQRRGLADEAADRVREAIFAGVVAPGDPLREVELAASLDISRGAVREGLAVLAREGLVRSGWHRGTKVIEVTAADAEEVYALRAALERLAARSAAGNATVADCAELDRVVDGIAAELAAGAGVARLLALDIDFHDRIYRLAGNRRLLEAWQAIRSQIYLFQLTRVRLGDDQYRRIVVGEHRELVRQLRAGADSLEQAAEDHVRDAGRSLIAALDRQ, from the coding sequence ATGGAGTCGTCGTTGGGTTCGATCCGCACCGCGCAGCGCCGTGGACTGGCCGACGAGGCCGCCGACCGGGTTCGGGAGGCGATTTTCGCGGGAGTGGTCGCGCCGGGTGATCCGCTGCGCGAGGTGGAACTGGCCGCGTCCCTGGACATCAGCCGGGGTGCGGTGCGCGAAGGGCTCGCGGTGCTGGCGCGGGAAGGGCTGGTGCGCAGCGGCTGGCATCGCGGCACCAAGGTCATCGAGGTCACCGCGGCCGACGCCGAGGAGGTCTACGCGTTGCGCGCGGCACTGGAACGGCTCGCGGCGCGGTCCGCGGCGGGCAACGCCACGGTCGCCGACTGCGCGGAACTGGATCGGGTTGTCGACGGCATCGCCGCCGAGCTCGCCGCCGGTGCGGGGGTGGCGCGGCTGCTGGCGCTGGACATCGACTTCCACGACCGGATTTACCGCTTGGCGGGCAACCGGCGGTTGCTGGAGGCGTGGCAGGCGATCCGCTCGCAGATCTACCTGTTCCAGCTCACGCGGGTGCGGCTCGGTGACGATCAGTACCGGCGGATCGTCGTGGGCGAGCACCGCGAACTGGTGCGGCAGCTGCGGGCCGGGGCGGATTCGCTGGAGCAGGCCGCCGAGGACCACGTGCGCGACGCGGGCCGCAGCCTCATCGCCGCCCTCGACCGCCAGTGA
- a CDS encoding VOC family protein, translating into MTLPGFHLALPVDDLDHARAFYGDVLGLDQGRSADAWIDWNFHGHQLVTHVVAGHRGTAGHNPVDGHDVPVPHFGLLLTIKNFHVLADRLRAAGTEFVIEPYLRFAGEPGEQWTMFLLDPAGNALEFKAFRDESQVFAR; encoded by the coding sequence ATGACCCTGCCCGGCTTCCACCTCGCCCTGCCCGTCGACGACCTCGACCACGCCCGCGCCTTCTACGGCGACGTCCTCGGGCTCGACCAGGGCCGCTCCGCCGACGCGTGGATCGACTGGAACTTCCACGGACACCAGCTCGTCACCCACGTCGTGGCCGGACACCGAGGGACCGCCGGGCACAACCCCGTCGACGGCCACGACGTGCCCGTCCCGCACTTCGGGCTGCTGCTGACCATCAAGAACTTCCACGTGCTCGCCGACCGGCTGCGCGCGGCGGGCACCGAGTTCGTCATCGAGCCCTACCTGCGCTTCGCCGGGGAACCCGGTGAGCAGTGGACGATGTTCCTGCTCGACCCCGCGGGCAACGCACTGGAGTTCAAGGCGTTCCGCGACGAATCCCAAGTGTTCGCCCGATGA
- a CDS encoding SDR family NAD(P)-dependent oxidoreductase, producing the protein MSRGVLITGASRGIGRAIATAFAAQGDRIAVHCASRPDEAQRTVRALPGSGHLLLQADIAEPAQVERLVTDAVTGLGGIDVLVNNAAVMTPHPPAITSYADWQAAWRSTINVNLLGAANVSHQVAAHLIDRGAAGRIVNVGSRGAFRGEPDHPAYAASKAALHALGQSRAVSLAPHGIAVASVAPGFVATERVADRLSGQQGEDIRTQSPFGRVAAADEVASAVVYLASPEATWSSGAVLDVNGASYLRT; encoded by the coding sequence ATGAGTCGCGGCGTTCTGATCACCGGCGCCTCCCGCGGCATCGGCCGGGCCATCGCCACCGCGTTCGCCGCCCAAGGCGACCGCATCGCCGTGCACTGCGCCTCCCGCCCAGACGAGGCGCAGCGGACCGTGCGAGCACTGCCCGGGTCCGGTCACCTGCTCCTGCAAGCCGACATCGCCGAACCCGCCCAAGTCGAACGCCTCGTCACCGACGCCGTCACCGGACTCGGCGGCATCGACGTGCTGGTCAACAACGCGGCGGTGATGACCCCGCACCCACCGGCCATCACCTCCTACGCCGACTGGCAGGCCGCGTGGCGCAGCACCATCAACGTGAACCTGCTGGGCGCGGCGAACGTGAGCCACCAGGTCGCCGCCCACCTGATCGACCGGGGCGCGGCGGGCCGCATCGTCAACGTCGGATCGCGTGGCGCCTTCCGCGGCGAACCCGACCATCCCGCCTACGCGGCGAGCAAAGCCGCCCTGCACGCCCTAGGCCAGTCCCGTGCGGTGTCACTGGCACCGCACGGGATCGCCGTCGCCTCGGTCGCACCCGGCTTCGTCGCCACCGAACGCGTCGCCGACCGGCTCTCCGGACAGCAGGGCGAGGACATCCGGACCCAAAGCCCCTTCGGCCGAGTCGCCGCCGCCGACGAGGTCGCCTCCGCCGTCGTCTACCTCGCGTCACCGGAGGCTACCTGGTCCTCGGGCGCCGTACTCGACGTCAACGGAGCCTCCTACCTGCGCACCTGA
- a CDS encoding DUF1992 domain-containing protein, translated as MTERKPLGMTFESWIDRQIRVAQERGDFNGLDGTGKPLPGAGQPHDELWWVKGYVEREGLSGEALLPTPLQLRKEIERLPDTVRALPTEQDVRDVAGELNRRIVAWLRTPSGPQVPIATVRIDDLVDRWRADRATGTPAAPPPAEPRHVARDGRWQRFTRYLRGTSRFPARDQLR; from the coding sequence ATGACCGAACGCAAACCGCTCGGCATGACCTTCGAGTCGTGGATCGACCGCCAGATCCGGGTCGCGCAGGAACGCGGCGACTTCAACGGCCTCGACGGCACCGGCAAACCCCTGCCCGGCGCCGGTCAGCCGCACGACGAGCTGTGGTGGGTCAAGGGCTACGTCGAACGCGAAGGACTCTCCGGCGAGGCGCTGCTGCCGACCCCGCTGCAACTGCGCAAAGAGATCGAGCGGCTCCCGGACACCGTGCGCGCATTGCCGACCGAACAGGACGTCCGCGACGTCGCCGGCGAACTCAACCGCCGCATCGTCGCCTGGCTGCGCACCCCCTCCGGGCCGCAAGTGCCGATCGCGACCGTGCGCATCGACGACCTCGTCGACCGGTGGCGCGCAGACCGCGCCACCGGCACCCCGGCCGCGCCGCCGCCCGCCGAACCACGCCACGTCGCCCGCGACGGGCGGTGGCAACGGTTCACCCGATACCTGCGCGGCACCAGCCGATTCCCGGCGCGCGACCAGCTGCGCTGA
- a CDS encoding tyrosine-type recombinase/integrase yields the protein MTEVAVRDEQDDKSGRERFAEFLRIYTSLNTRVAYATDLGIPLDWVPGYHAPEPGRRRGRARRIEPTGLEWLNWCVRNDFASFADVRVEHVERWLEELARAGYRDATRARMLSAVSAFYRKYLLREGLAEHNPAALVDRSAQHLNRAGATPSATAMWSFEACRALLLAAHLLAADNRSGLRDRAMIEVLIGTGVRAEELVGVNLADYHRPAPGGPAALRVHGKGAKDRRVALAAPVADAVEDYLAVRTDAPVPALRDQPGNRPPQPLLITGTGRRVHVSHVQAVLRRLCTTFAPAPDAPPPRSRWLRELLAGEQAALIATHLAPLRDTIHPHSARHSYATHAITRGAEPRQVQHDLGHAALSTTEGYLHDADGLAHSAAHELSPALHRGWLPAY from the coding sequence ATGACCGAGGTGGCCGTACGGGACGAGCAGGACGACAAGTCCGGCCGGGAGCGCTTCGCGGAGTTCCTGCGGATCTACACGTCGCTGAACACCCGCGTCGCCTACGCCACCGATCTCGGCATCCCGCTGGACTGGGTCCCCGGCTACCACGCGCCCGAGCCGGGCCGCCGCCGCGGCCGCGCCCGGCGCATCGAGCCGACCGGACTGGAATGGCTCAACTGGTGCGTGCGCAACGACTTCGCCTCGTTCGCCGACGTCCGGGTCGAACACGTGGAGCGGTGGCTGGAGGAACTCGCCCGAGCCGGATACCGCGACGCGACCCGCGCCCGCATGCTCTCGGCGGTCTCGGCGTTCTACCGGAAATACCTGCTGCGCGAAGGCCTCGCCGAGCACAACCCGGCGGCCCTGGTGGACCGATCCGCCCAGCACCTCAACCGCGCGGGCGCCACCCCCTCGGCGACCGCGATGTGGTCGTTCGAGGCCTGCCGCGCGCTGCTGCTCGCCGCGCACCTGCTGGCCGCCGACAACCGCAGCGGCCTGCGCGACCGCGCCATGATCGAAGTGCTGATCGGCACCGGAGTGCGGGCCGAAGAACTAGTCGGGGTCAACCTCGCCGACTACCACCGGCCCGCACCCGGCGGCCCCGCCGCGCTACGCGTGCACGGAAAAGGAGCCAAAGACCGCCGCGTCGCACTCGCCGCACCCGTCGCCGACGCCGTCGAGGACTACCTCGCCGTCCGCACCGACGCACCCGTCCCCGCGCTGCGCGACCAGCCCGGCAACCGCCCACCCCAGCCGCTGCTGATCACCGGCACCGGACGGCGAGTGCACGTCTCCCACGTGCAGGCCGTACTGCGCCGGCTGTGCACGACGTTCGCGCCCGCACCCGACGCGCCCCCGCCTCGCTCCCGATGGCTGCGGGAACTGCTGGCGGGGGAGCAGGCCGCGCTCATCGCCACCCACCTGGCCCCGCTGCGCGACACCATCCACCCGCACTCGGCGCGGCACTCCTACGCCACCCACGCGATCACTCGCGGCGCCGAACCCCGCCAGGTCCAGCACGACCTCGGCCACGCCGCCCTCTCGACCACCGAGGGCTACCTGCACGACGCCGACGGCCTCGCCCACTCCGCAGCCCACGAACTCTCCCCGGCTCTGCACAGGGGTTGGCTGCCCGCGTACTGA
- a CDS encoding caspase, EACC1-associated type yields MSEPADRDYSRSRAVLMGTWDYTDFEQVLAVQRSFNRMRDLLLDPVCGPWPEESIVALKNRSTLGTTHVELIEAFIAATDVALFYYVGHGIYDHRERLCLTVGDTRKDSNFTAATALPFEAVRDAFRASHAAVKIAVLDCCYAGLATEDYGRLAADHLPPVSGAYLLMSSSAVEMSWYELEEVADAQTYFTKALVDTVRAGIPGGPAGLTFDHLFRVVADQLIENGRPEPGRRIEDHAAGWVFASNNAPESPAEPGADPETVFREAYRRETKEGVERLPAIAALYRAAAAAGHTPSMNRLGQIEEGRVQARMQGIEPGPVNGTALSKATQWYTRAAEAGDPVGPLHLGQLYELHYRDRDRALYWYALAARRGNSAAREQLTGLEQRIRLGITGSEPPRDGDDEQPAQARAAPDDTLARLATDMSRRRWLDDWGGVESLAIAQCLDILIDACGGANGEWAALDETEQERILADFIALRPRKADLASTARRFYEAAGPGNLRDHAAANRRPAR; encoded by the coding sequence ATGAGTGAGCCGGCCGACCGGGACTACTCCCGGTCGCGTGCGGTGCTCATGGGGACCTGGGACTACACGGACTTCGAGCAGGTCCTCGCGGTCCAACGCAGCTTCAACCGGATGCGAGATCTGCTCCTGGACCCGGTGTGCGGCCCGTGGCCCGAAGAGTCGATCGTCGCGTTGAAGAATCGGAGCACGCTCGGGACAACTCATGTCGAGCTCATCGAAGCGTTCATCGCGGCCACGGACGTCGCGCTGTTCTACTACGTCGGACATGGAATCTACGATCACCGCGAGCGACTGTGCCTCACCGTGGGCGACACCAGGAAGGACTCGAACTTCACCGCCGCCACGGCGCTGCCGTTCGAGGCTGTGCGAGACGCGTTCCGCGCCAGCCACGCCGCCGTCAAGATCGCCGTGCTCGACTGCTGCTATGCGGGCCTCGCCACGGAAGACTACGGGCGCCTCGCCGCCGACCACCTGCCCCCGGTTTCCGGTGCGTACCTGCTGATGAGCAGCAGCGCGGTCGAGATGTCCTGGTACGAGCTCGAGGAAGTCGCCGACGCGCAGACGTACTTCACGAAGGCCCTCGTGGACACGGTGCGTGCGGGGATTCCCGGCGGGCCTGCCGGGCTCACGTTCGATCACCTCTTTCGCGTGGTCGCCGACCAGCTCATCGAGAACGGCAGACCCGAACCGGGACGCCGCATCGAAGATCACGCCGCCGGATGGGTGTTCGCCTCCAACAACGCCCCGGAATCCCCGGCCGAGCCCGGCGCGGACCCGGAGACCGTCTTCCGCGAGGCGTACCGGCGCGAGACGAAGGAGGGCGTCGAGCGGCTACCCGCCATCGCCGCGCTGTACCGCGCGGCGGCCGCGGCAGGCCACACCCCCTCGATGAACCGGCTCGGGCAGATCGAGGAAGGTCGCGTCCAAGCGAGGATGCAGGGCATCGAGCCCGGCCCCGTCAACGGCACGGCGCTGTCGAAGGCCACGCAGTGGTACACGAGAGCCGCCGAAGCAGGTGACCCGGTCGGCCCGCTTCACCTCGGACAGCTCTACGAACTGCACTACCGGGATCGGGACCGGGCGTTGTACTGGTACGCCCTCGCCGCACGGCGCGGGAACAGCGCGGCGCGGGAACAGCTGACCGGACTGGAGCAACGCATCCGCCTCGGGATCACCGGGTCCGAACCGCCCCGGGACGGTGACGACGAGCAACCGGCACAGGCTCGTGCGGCGCCCGATGACACCCTCGCCCGCCTCGCCACCGACATGTCGCGTCGGCGATGGCTGGACGACTGGGGTGGCGTGGAGTCGCTGGCGATCGCCCAGTGCCTCGACATCCTCATCGACGCCTGCGGCGGGGCCAACGGTGAATGGGCCGCCCTCGACGAGACCGAACAAGAACGCATCCTCGCCGACTTCATCGCGCTGCGGCCGCGCAAGGCGGACCTTGCGAGCACGGCACGTCGGTTCTACGAAGCCGCCGGTCCCGGGAACCTCCGCGACCACGCGGCCGCGAACCGCCGCCCGGCCAGGTGA
- a CDS encoding effector-associated constant component EACC1 — MPEPISPQDTAAERAEGSFAVIVTLSEPADTGPLFRRLRTVPGTTVTRERSGPGHGELGVVEALQLLVPSATVLAIAIRTLPVFIMSRRSSVTVTLTRKDRSVTVTAENLDDPHTVLQFAEHLLGDE; from the coding sequence ATGCCGGAGCCGATCTCCCCGCAGGACACCGCAGCAGAGCGCGCCGAGGGATCGTTCGCAGTCATCGTGACGCTCTCCGAGCCTGCCGATACCGGTCCGTTGTTCCGCCGCCTTCGCACCGTCCCGGGCACCACCGTGACCCGCGAACGTTCCGGCCCGGGTCACGGTGAGCTCGGCGTCGTCGAGGCGCTGCAACTGCTGGTGCCTTCCGCGACGGTGCTCGCCATCGCCATCCGGACGCTGCCCGTGTTCATCATGTCCCGGCGGTCGTCGGTGACCGTGACGCTCACTCGCAAAGACCGCTCCGTGACGGTCACCGCTGAGAATCTTGACGATCCGCACACGGTCCTGCAGTTCGCCGAACATCTGCTCGGCGATGAGTGA